CCGTCTTCCCGGCCAAAACAAGAGATCCTGCGGTCAGGCCCAGGGCAAAGGTGAAGGCTGCATCAAAAAGAGTGGGCTTGCCGCTTCGGCCTTCATAACCGAGAAAGTGCGACTGGGTGGAAAAAGTCGCCGCCTTGAATTTTTCGATCTGGTCTTCCGTGGCAGGAATCTTTCCCTCCTGGTCGCCGAAGTATCTTTCCGTGTGGCGTTTGATTTCCGACATCTTGTATCGAATCTTCTCGATGAGAAGCTTCTCCGTTTCGATCTGCGAGACCTTGACGTTGCCGTGCTCGTCCCGGTCCAGGATGAGCATTTCCTCGATTTCGTCGGGCAGGGAAGCCATGAGCTGAGCGGACTGGGGCGAGAGGTGGGGATAAATGAATTCCTGCTTGTTCTTGAGAGTGGGGAGATCCTTGATGTCCCGTTCGTATTCCGCCAGGATCTTGTTGAGTTCCTGAATCAGGGTCCGCATTTCGGGGATGAATTCGATGAGCCCCTCGGGGACCAGGACCAGGCCGTGATTGATGCCCTTGAGGCGTCGAAGAACGATGATGCGGACGATTTCATCCACGATGGCTTCGAGGGACATGTTCTTTTCTGCGATTTCCTCCGAGATGAGTGCAATGGCCGGCTTGGTCTGCAGGGCGACTTCCAGGGTGATCTTACTGGCGGTACGCCCCATGAGCTTGACAAAGTGGTAGTATTTCACGGCGGAGGCTGCATCCTGGGCAAGATTGCCCGTCAGTTCGGAATAGACTTTGGTGGCCGTGTCGTAGCCGAAGGAAATGGGAAGATAGTTGCCTGCGGCCATATCCCCGTCGATGGTCTTGGGAATGCCGATGACGCTGCAGGTGATTCCCTGCTCTTCCAGGTATTCGGCAATGAAGGCCGCGTTGGTGTTGGAGTCATCGCCACCGACGATGATCAACCCATCCAGCCGATTCTTCAAAACCGTTTCCTTGACTCTTTCAAACTGCTCCGGAGTCTTGATCTTTGTTCGGTCCGTGCCGAGAAAATTGAAACCGCCGGTATTGATAATGGCCTGGATATCGGAATTTTTGATCTCGAAAACATCCCCGTTGATGAGGCCTTTGGGCCCCTTCCTGATGCCGAGCAGAGTGTTTTCGTTTCCGAGAACCGCCTTGAGGCCGGCCAAGACATTGTGCCCTCCCGCCGCGGGTCCTCCCGAAAAGAGCACCGCCACCCGCTTGCCCGCCGCCCTGGGCGGTTTTGCATCCGGCTTCGCCTCGAGGATGATGTTCCTGCTTTTGGCTATGGTCCTGGGGAACACTTCCTGGATGCGGCCGTGCTCCTGGCAGGTGAAAGCGGTTTGAGTCTCTACAAATGAAGCCGGTCCGATATTGCCGTCTTTATCGAGAAAAACCGAACAGACGGGAATGGGTAAGTCCCTTATGGCCTCTTCGAACAAAGAATGCCTCCCCTCTGTTTTAGCGACGAATGCCGCCAGGTTCGTTGCGCCGATATCCTGCCTCGTCATCTTTACACCCCTCCTGCAATGACCGAAAAATTCGACTGAACTCACCGCGTCGCTTCGTGCCGGCTGTGCGGCGTATTCACGCGCCTCACATTTCCTCCCGGCAATGCGGTGAGTTCAGTCGATTGAAGAATTGTCAAGGAACAACTTGTTTGTTCTGAAGACCCAATCCATAAAACCATAGGTTATCGTTTGACGACTTCTTAGAACCTATCCGGAAACCCCCTGTGGACTTTGCGACACCCCCCTTGGTCCCCCCTCGAGGGGGGAATTAAAGGGGGTGTCCGCTGCCGAGGTAGGTTTTTGGATAGGTTCTTATTGCCCTCTCTTCCCGGAGTAAAGGTATTTTTATTCCTCGTCTCCCGCCCCGATGAGGGGTAGGACCTTGTCGACCTTGAAGAAGACCAGGAAAAGGGGGCCCCGGTCCTTATCCGTTTCTCTATAGTCTCTTCGACGCAAAGAGAAAAGAAGTTCCGTGTCCTGTTCTTCGCGTATTTTGGTGAGAAAGAGTCTCATGCCCTTATAAGCCGGGCCGTCTTCCGAAAAAATATAAGCCGCATGAGGATTTGACTGAATGTTGCTGTGAGTCAACCGGTCCCGCATGATGAATGCCACCGTTTCCTCATCCATGATATGGGGCGACGCGTAGATTGCTCCATCCACTCTGCCCTCCGCATCGGCTGTGGCCAGAACGCCTCTTCCTTTCACATTCTTGAAATATTCGCTGATTTTCATCGAGATGCCTCCGTTCATTATGTGAATTCCGAATGTGCATGGTCGTTAACCTGAAGATAAGATCATCCCCCCGGATATTCTCGTCTCCCTATTCATCGGCGCCGTGAAAAATCGGGAGCGTTCTCGAACAGACCTGCCTTCGGCATCAGATCCTGCATGTGGTTTTCAGTTTCGGCGTGAAGCGCTCGGGTCCTTTCAGTATGGGTTTTCCAATGTTTTTCGAAAGGGTGCGCAGCATACCGCCGAATATCCAGACATGAAAAGGATAAAGTATATACCAGTACAGGATTCCCAAAAGCCCTCTGGGGAGGAAACGCGACAGCTGTTGGAGTTCCGTCTGGTTTTCACCCATGGGAGTGAGCTTGAATTCCAGGATGGCTTCTCCCGGAGTTTTCATTTCAGCCAGCAGAAGCAGCCTGTGGGGGGCATCCACTTCCAGGACGCGCCAGAAATCCAGGGCGTCGCCCGTATAGAGTTGACTGGGATGGCGCCTTCCGCGCCGCAATCCGGTGCCTCCCATCAAGCGATCCAGGGTCCCCCTCACTTTCCAGAGCAGGTCCCCGAAATACCATCCGGTCTCTCCACCGATCCGGACGACATGCTCCCAGATCTCCTCCGCAGAGGCCTGCAGACGAATCCGATGGCCGCATTCCAGGATCGTTCCCCCGGCATATTGCGCATCGCCGCAATAAGTCCATTCCGGCGGGAGCAAGGCTCCCGCATCGGTCCAACACGTTTCCACGCGCTGCTGCCGAGTCTTTTCCAACGCCAGCCGGATGGTTTCCCTGCAGTCCTTGAGTTTGATCGGGATGATGGATCGTATGCGATTTTCCTGGCACACGACCTCGTTGGCGAGCCCTTCGGCCAGGGGCTGAGCGATGGAAGCGGGAACGGGAGTGATGATATGAATCCAAAGGGCGCTCAGGTAGGGCGACAAAACCGGGATGGGAATGATCCTGCGGCGCGGCAGGCCCGCCACTTCGGCATAAATGTGGATGAGCTGTTCGTAGGTCAGGATCTCGGGACCTCCGATATCGAAGCTCTTTCCAACGGTTTCCTCGTTTTCCAGGCATCCCTGGAGATATTCCAGGACATTTCCTATGCCGATGGGCTGAACGGGGGTTCTCACCCACGCAGGTGTGAGCATCACCGGAAGGCGGTCGACGAGATATCTGAGCATCTCGAAGGATGCGCTGCCGGAGCCGAGAATCATGGCGGCTCGAAGAACGGTGGCGGGAACCGGTCCCGATTCAAAGATTTTCCCCACTTCGTGGCGCGACCGTATGTGTTTGCTCAGCTTTGGGTCGTCGGGGTTTCCGAGAGCTCCCAGGTAAATGATGCGTTCCAGTCCAGCTTCGGCTGCCGCTGCGACCATGTTTTGAGCCGATTCCCTGTCGGCATGCGCGAACTTTCCTTCAGCCGAGATCATGGAATGGATCAGGTAAAATGCGACTCCGCATCCCTCGCAGGCTTTTTTGAGAGCCGCCGGATCCAGCGCATCACCCTCCACCATTTCCAGCAGGGGATGCCCACCCCACGGGCGGCACTGCAACTTGGCAAGGGATCGCGCCATCACCCTCACTCTGTACCCCGCCTCCAAAAGCCTGGGCACCAGGCGGCCTCCGATATATCCGGTTGCTCCGAGAATCAGTACAGGTTTTGCATTCATCATACAGAGTCCTTTCTTGATTACTTGCAAACCTAAGGATAGATCAGTATAAATGCAACATTAAAGATGTGAAAGGCAAGGCAAGGTATATTGGTAATTCTTTAGATAAAAATGGATGATTGTACTGGGAACGGTTACTTTGCTCAAACCTCCGTTGTCCGAAATGTAAGGAGTGAGTGCCCATTGGGAGGTTCAACATGCGATACCGGTTGTCTCGAATCTTCGGAATCCAAAAATCGAAATTCCCGTGGGCCTGCTTGCTCCTGGCGGGAATATTGCTGTTGGGATGCGCTCATGCTCCTGAAAAGAGTGTTCCCTTTGACGGTTCGAATGCATCAACCGTTTTGCCCGCAGCCCCCTCTTCCGTGGAAGTCCCGGAACAATCCACTCCGTCCGCTCCTCCCGTTGAACCCGCCCGTCAAGGGCTCCTGACCCTGGATCGGGCCATAGAAGAAGCCCTGAGGGCCAGCCCCGAACTGGAACAGATTCGGGAACGGCTGGATGCCTCGGAACAGCAGGTGCGCCAGGCCGAAGCCTCATTTTACCCCCGTCTGATTCTTGCCGAAGATTTCAACGCGACGGACAATCCCGTGTTTGCCCTCATGGACATCATCAATCAGAGGCGCCTCCAAACCGATGTGAACTTCAACGAACCCGGCCGGCAGCAGAACTTTTCATCGAAAGTGCAGGGGGAATGGCTCCTGTTTCAGGGAGGCAGCCGCTGGTACGACCGCAATGCGGCATTGGGACAGAAAAAATCCATCGATGCGGAACTGCTCGCAGCCCGCAATCACTTGGTGGCCAAGGTGTCGGAAACCTATTATCGCTGGCTGCAGTCCTTTGGGTTTGTGGAGGTCGCTGAAAAAGCTCTCGAATCGGCCAGGACCGATGAGGAGGTAGGGGCGGCGCGCGTGCAGGCCGAGATGGCGCTGCCCAGTGAATTCATGCGCCTCAAGGTGCGGACGACTGAGGCCGAGAGCAATCTCGTCACGGCAAAGACGGGGCTTCGCAGGCTGCAGGCGGGGCTCGAACGCCTCATCGCCCGTCCCATAGGAGTGGAGGAGGTTC
This region of Desulforhabdus amnigena genomic DNA includes:
- a CDS encoding diphosphate--fructose-6-phosphate 1-phosphotransferase; this encodes MTRQDIGATNLAAFVAKTEGRHSLFEEAIRDLPIPVCSVFLDKDGNIGPASFVETQTAFTCQEHGRIQEVFPRTIAKSRNIILEAKPDAKPPRAAGKRVAVLFSGGPAAGGHNVLAGLKAVLGNENTLLGIRKGPKGLINGDVFEIKNSDIQAIINTGGFNFLGTDRTKIKTPEQFERVKETVLKNRLDGLIIVGGDDSNTNAAFIAEYLEEQGITCSVIGIPKTIDGDMAAGNYLPISFGYDTATKVYSELTGNLAQDAASAVKYYHFVKLMGRTASKITLEVALQTKPAIALISEEIAEKNMSLEAIVDEIVRIIVLRRLKGINHGLVLVPEGLIEFIPEMRTLIQELNKILAEYERDIKDLPTLKNKQEFIYPHLSPQSAQLMASLPDEIEEMLILDRDEHGNVKVSQIETEKLLIEKIRYKMSEIKRHTERYFGDQEGKIPATEDQIEKFKAATFSTQSHFLGYEGRSGKPTLFDAAFTFALGLTAGSLVLAGKTGYMAAVTDFDKGGRVLALPLTGLIACEMRKGKEEMVINKSLVETSSPAFKVFAENREKWATDDFFSSPGPIQHWGPASKQLPMTVALNQGYADYRTFDLGEERKIRFD
- a CDS encoding pyridoxamine 5'-phosphate oxidase family protein, whose amino-acid sequence is MKISEYFKNVKGRGVLATADAEGRVDGAIYASPHIMDEETVAFIMRDRLTHSNIQSNPHAAYIFSEDGPAYKGMRLFLTKIREEQDTELLFSLRRRDYRETDKDRGPLFLVFFKVDKVLPLIGAGDEE
- a CDS encoding SDR family oxidoreductase, which translates into the protein MNAKPVLILGATGYIGGRLVPRLLEAGYRVRVMARSLAKLQCRPWGGHPLLEMVEGDALDPAALKKACEGCGVAFYLIHSMISAEGKFAHADRESAQNMVAAAAEAGLERIIYLGALGNPDDPKLSKHIRSRHEVGKIFESGPVPATVLRAAMILGSGSASFEMLRYLVDRLPVMLTPAWVRTPVQPIGIGNVLEYLQGCLENEETVGKSFDIGGPEILTYEQLIHIYAEVAGLPRRRIIPIPVLSPYLSALWIHIITPVPASIAQPLAEGLANEVVCQENRIRSIIPIKLKDCRETIRLALEKTRQQRVETCWTDAGALLPPEWTYCGDAQYAGGTILECGHRIRLQASAEEIWEHVVRIGGETGWYFGDLLWKVRGTLDRLMGGTGLRRGRRHPSQLYTGDALDFWRVLEVDAPHRLLLLAEMKTPGEAILEFKLTPMGENQTELQQLSRFLPRGLLGILYWYILYPFHVWIFGGMLRTLSKNIGKPILKGPERFTPKLKTTCRI
- a CDS encoding TolC family protein produces the protein MPIGRFNMRYRLSRIFGIQKSKFPWACLLLAGILLLGCAHAPEKSVPFDGSNASTVLPAAPSSVEVPEQSTPSAPPVEPARQGLLTLDRAIEEALRASPELEQIRERLDASEQQVRQAEASFYPRLILAEDFNATDNPVFALMDIINQRRLQTDVNFNEPGRQQNFSSKVQGEWLLFQGGSRWYDRNAALGQKKSIDAELLAARNHLVAKVSETYYRWLQSFGFVEVAEKALESARTDEEVGAARVQAEMALPSEFMRLKVRTTEAESNLVTAKTGLRRLQAGLERLIARPIGVEEVPNGAASVASEPPTTVSEDTPALVKQALDKRPEMAAVRSLIKASRDRVNSARGGFLPKIAANVNYQWDSEELDESAESWFIGLQASWPLFEGGFTLAKMREAESRVKEMEARGQQVALDIALEVQQAALAVQESTEKIKVAEERRRWAQKSLEEVRHLYRNEVASVDALLQAEVAWNQAEVAYTAALFDGRIAQALLRESLGDFADHLQ